The Haloprofundus salinisoli genome includes a region encoding these proteins:
- the cysC gene encoding adenylyl-sulfate kinase — protein MSGETIWLFGLPCSGKTTLAEGLIGPSTVHLDGDYLRDTLNSDLGFSKEDRTENLRRAAGVAQALNEQGFDVVASFITPYRSQRELIAETIDDVSFVYVNAPVEVCEERDVKGMYEKARKGEIEGFTGIDAPFEEPEGEETGLEVRTAMYSQEESLEKINTELDLKFNPSHIFIGRWQPLHDGHRTIIDSAADNGKSVIIAIRDTEINEKNPLTAQERRELIEDVYEDHPNVETMIIPDVDTVAIGRDVGYSVVSVPEEVAEISGTETREKYEKSELLTGQHLED, from the coding sequence ATGTCGGGAGAAACCATTTGGCTCTTCGGACTGCCATGTTCCGGAAAGACGACGCTCGCCGAGGGGTTAATCGGTCCGAGTACCGTCCACTTGGACGGGGACTATCTTCGGGACACCCTCAATTCCGATCTCGGATTCTCGAAAGAGGATCGAACCGAGAACCTCAGACGGGCAGCTGGAGTCGCACAAGCGTTGAACGAACAGGGGTTCGATGTCGTCGCGTCGTTCATCACCCCTTATCGTTCTCAGCGAGAACTAATCGCCGAGACGATCGATGATGTCTCGTTCGTATATGTCAACGCACCCGTCGAAGTGTGTGAGGAACGTGATGTAAAGGGAATGTACGAGAAGGCACGTAAGGGCGAGATCGAGGGATTCACCGGTATCGATGCGCCGTTCGAGGAGCCAGAGGGAGAGGAGACCGGACTCGAAGTTCGGACGGCGATGTACTCGCAGGAGGAGAGCCTCGAGAAGATCAACACGGAACTGGACCTCAAGTTCAATCCGAGCCACATCTTCATCGGTCGCTGGCAACCACTCCACGATGGCCACCGGACGATCATCGATTCAGCCGCTGATAACGGAAAGAGCGTCATTATCGCCATCCGCGACACTGAAATCAACGAAAAGAACCCACTCACCGCACAGGAACGCCGAGAGCTAATCGAGGACGTCTACGAGGACCATCCGAACGTCGAGACGATGATTATCCCAGATGTCGATACGGTGGCTATCGGACGGGACGTCGGGTACTCGGTCGTCTCGGTTCCCGAGGAGGTTGCAGAGATTAGCGGAACCGAGACACGCGAAAAGTACGAGAAAAGCGAGCTCCTCACGGGACAGCACTTAGAGGATTAA